The Lewinellaceae bacterium nucleotide sequence TACAACCTGGATGTAGCGGCTTCTGAAAAAAAATGGGGCCACAGGAACGCTTCCCTGGCCTACCTGCTCAAATCTTTTGGCAATATTCATAATGAGGTGGACGCGGTACTCGATTTTTATTTTCACATTTGTGCCATTGAAATGTCGTGTAAGGAGCTGGCCCAGGCTTACCTGCCCTTTGCCGATCATGGGAGAGAACTGAGCATTACCGGAGAATTTCTCACTTCCAGCCAGATCAAGCGCATCAATGCCCTGATGCAGACCTGTGGTTTTTACGATGAAGCGGGAGAATTTACTTTTAAGGTAGGATTGCCGGGGAAAAGCGGCGTTGGCGGTGGTATCGTGGCGGTTTATCCGGAAACTTACAGCGTGGCTGTATGGAGTCCGAGACTCAATAAAAAAGGAAATTCCGTGTTGGGCATGAAAACCCTTGAACTACTGACAACCAAAACAGGGATGTCTATTTTTTAAGCAAAAAAAGATGGCCCCACACTGGAGCCATCCGTAAACAAATTTAAAACTTAAATCATCAATATTTTAACAGTTAAACAGCTATTTCGGTGTCATTAACCGCCCCGGCGTCCGTTACCGCCGCTTGAGCGAGTGCCTCTGTTCAATTGCTGGCCACTACCACTACCATCCCTGAGGCGCTGAGGAGTGCCTGTACCGGAACCATCTCTTAGTCGTTGTCCGTTACCTGAGCCATTTTTCATGCCTTTTCCTTGTCCTTTTTGACCTTTATTGCCATTGCCATTGCCCATTTGATTCTTTTTTTGTGACTTTTTCATTTTTTGGTATTCTTTTCGGTTAAGCATACCATCTCCGTTCTGGTCAAAATTACCCATTTGAGTATTTTGACATTCTCCGGCACTTACGAATCCATCCCCATTCTTATCACATTGTGTGAATTTTTGGGCTTTTCCGTTTCCCTGCCCGCCTTGGGCGTAAGTTACTCCCATACCAATAAACATCATCATGGAGAGGAGCAACAGGTTGTTGTACCATCTTAACTTCGCTTGCATTTTCATAACTTTAAATTTTAATGAACTAATAAATACTTATACATGTAATTAGTTAGCCATATTTTTATTTTTGTTTTTTATAAGAAAGGCTTAATTCAAATTGCCTTTCAATCTGTACTACGCAGCTGTTTTTATTTTCTTTCGTTTTACGGAATTTTTTTTTCGAAAAAAAAACCGGACTGCTTTACAAAATTCAAAAAGAATAGAAAGAGGATCTGAAACTGGTAAATTGTATTGAATTGCCTTATCTTCGGCTATTCAAAACAATAAACATATGTTCATATCAAACATTGTCAAAAATCTGGATGATTTTACAGATTTTGGAGAAACGAAAAAGGTAGAAAAAATTTTCGAAAACGAAAATACCACCATATTGCACCTGGTAATGAAAGAAGGTCAGGGGCTGCCCGAACATTCCACCCCCATCGACGCATTCCTGATACTGATCAGTGGATTTGTTGTCTTGACAATGGATGGTAAGGAACACGCTTTGGATCCCAATGATACCATTGTACTTCCGGCCGGCATGAAACATGCACTTTGGGCCAAAGAGCATTCAAAACTGCTCTTGATCAGGTAATCGCCGGAAGACAATCAAAAATTAAGCCGATTAACACCTCTCTTCATGCATGTAACGGAAAAAAATTGTAATGAGCTCAGTGACCTGGAAGTCGTCCGAAAGTCCCTCCAGGAGGTGGATTATTTTATGTGCCTTTACAAAAGGTACGAGCCGAAGTTGCTTCGTTATATCAAACGTATTTCCTTCTCATCTCCTGAAGAAGCCGAGGATATCCTTCAGGAAGCCTATATAAAAATATGGCGTAACCTCCATGATTTTGATCAAACCATGAAATTTTCCAGCTGGATTTACCGGGTTGTTCACAATGAAACGGTCTCCTTTTGGCGCAAAAAAAAGTCTTATGGCAAGGATCAGGTTCAGGAACTGGATGAAAATCTTTTTGAAACTCAGGCGGAAACCTTAGATGACGAGGACGATCAAGAAAATAAAGCATTGATGATCCAGGAAATCCTTCAATTATTGCCCATAAAATACAGAGAAATATTAGTGCTCAAATTTTTCGAAATGATGAGTTATGAAGAAATATCCGACGTATTGAAAATACCGGAAGGCACCGTTGCCACGAGAATCAACCGGGCGAAAAAAGCTTTTATTGAAATAGGAGGCAACAAATTTTTTTTATAGGTCCGCCCGTAACAGTGGAATAATTGTTTTCAATTTAAAATTTGAACCATGGATAATTCAAAAAAAATAATCGACAAAATAAAATCAGAAAAAATCCAACCCATACCACGTTGGCGTTTTATCTTAAAAAATACAGCTGTATGGGCGGCATTTATCCTTGCCGTAGCATTAGGCTCGATCTCATTTTCCATCGTATTATTCAGCATTCAGCAAACCGATTTCGACCTGATCTCCCACATGTCGCATTCAAAACTGGAATTCTTCCTCGGGCTGTTACCATTTTTCTGGATCCTTTCCCTGATCATTTTTCTGTTGCTGGCCATTTACAGCATACAATATTCAAAAAAAGGGTACAAGCTTACCATATCCAGGCTGGTGGGCGCCTCAGCAGCGTTGAGTATACTGGCAGGCACCTTGTTTTTTATCGGTGGCGGGGCAGGAAAACTGGAAAATGCCTTTGCCAACAAGATAAGCCTTTATGAAAGCCTGCAGGAAAAGAAAATGAAAATATGGATGAACCCTCAGGAAGGTTTCCTGTCCGGAACCATTTCAGATACTGGAATTGACCTGATGCATATTGAAGATTTTGAAGGCAAAATATGGGAAGTTCATTATGAAGGTGCTTTTATCCCACCCGTAGTGCTTTTGGAACAAGGTGAAAAAGTAAAAATCATAGGAAAATTGTTGGATAAAAAAACATTCCAGGCAGAAGAAATTCGTCCGTGGGGTGGTCCTGAAAACCGGGTCAGAAGGCAGGGCAGACAAGGCAATTGACGTAAGGGTTGAACCATTTATTAAATGTAAAATGTAGAATATTAAATGTAAAATGTAAAAATATTTTCCAAAAATGAAAGAAGTCGTAACCTGTTGCGTAGTAGTAAATGAACACAAAAAAATATTCATTTTAATCACGCAAAAAAATATAGGTTATGAAAAATTATTTTTGGAAAAGTCTGGGTGGCCTGATCGTCTTAGCAGTCATTGCTTTATTTACCACCCAATGTCAAACAGAAGTTGCCGGCATCGATAATAATGCCTTTAGTGATGAAATAACGGATTCGAGAAGTGCCACCGCCGTTACCAATTTGACCCTTGATTTATGTGGCTGCATCACTACTAATTATCCCTTAGAAACATTATCTGCTGAAGAAATAAACGGATTGCTCCTGATGCGGGAAGAAGAAAAAATGGCGAGAGACGTCTATTTGGGATTAAACGCATTGTGGAACAGCAGGGTATTTGCCAATATTGCCAAATCCGAACAACAACACATGGATGTCATGTTGTGTCTGCTTCAAAAGTATGAGCTTACCGATCCCGTCGGGGCTAATGAAGCCGGGGTTTTCGTCAATAGCGAACTTCAGGCGTTGTATAACAATTTGATGGAACAGGGAAGTCAGAGCCTCATCGCTGCTTTTCAGGTGGGAGCAACCATTGAAGATGTGGATATTTTCGATTTAATGAATCTCTCAGCAGTGGTGGACAATGAAGATTTGCTCGCCGCATTCAATGAATTGACCAAAGGTTCACGCAATCACCTCCGCGCATTCACCAGACAACTCACTGCACTTGACGTTGTTTATGCGCCTCAATACATCACCCCTGAATTATTCAATGAAATACTTGATTCTCCAAGAGAACGTGGAGGTGAAATGTGTTTCACAGGCGGTACTCCGGGCAGCAGTGGAATAGATTGTCCGAACAACCATACAGGCATGGGATCTCATGGCAATGGTGGAAACGGCACAGGAGTTTGTCCTAATGGAAATGACGGAACGGGAACGGGAACAGGTATATGTCCTAATGGAAATGACGGAACAGGTAACGGAGGAAGTGGTAACAATGGCGATTGTCCTTATAATAATGACGGAACTGGGAATAACAACGGTGGAAACGGTACTGGAAATGGAAACGGTACTGGAAATGGAAACGGTACTGGAAACGGTACTGGTAGCGGAAACGGAAATGGTGGTAGCGGCGGTGGAAATGGAAATGGTGGCGGCCACTAACAAAAAAATGGCACAATAGGGGCTTATTTAATGATCATTTAAAAATGCATTGCTTAGGCCCCGTGCAGTTCTGAAATATGCTCGTATTTTGAGAGGCAGGCGAATCGTCTGCCTCTCTTTTTATTTTTGATTTCAAAACCTTTAAAACAGCCCCTTGTTTCCCCAAATAACAAATCCCGACGGAAAAGATTCCGCCGGGATTGTTTAATTCGAAAAGGGACATAACCTGCAGGGACAACTTTATGTTTCTTTTGATGATTTTGGGAGAAAAAAGAGGATCAAAATAATTAGATAAACTTTTACATTAGAAATCCCGACAATTCATGTTACACAATGCAGGGAACCTGTCCCCGGCACAAAGTACCTGGATCGGCCTTCAATTGATTGGAGATTCTACTTTCTGCTGTTCCATAAATACTGAGCCAGAACCGAAGCATATCGAATATCGATTAACGAATTTAGAAGCATTCGAAGATGCCAATCTCAAAATTCACCGTTTAAAATGATTCACTAATTAAAAAGGATACCGTACTATGACAAAAAACTTCATTCGATTTTTAGAAAAACATGGGGAATAGCCTCAAAAAGGGATTACCCTTCCAGGCCTTCATTTTTTCACACAGGGTAGAATCGACAAGGTTTAAAGAAAAAGAGGGAAAAAGAAAGTAAAAAACGGGACGAAGCAGAAAAAAACTGCTCCGCCCCTTCTTCACATGAAACAAATTTACGCGTTAAATATCTTTAGATCACTTTTTAAAAGGATCATTGCTGTACAATCATTTTCCTGGAAGCGGTAAACTCACCCGTAGTCAGCGTGTAATAATAAACGCCTGAGGTTAAGGTTCCTTTTTCAAGGGTGATCTCATTGTAACCTTTTTCAAAGTTGCCGGAGATCTTTTTCACTTCTCTTCCCGAAACATCTCTGATGATCAGCGTTGTGGCTGCATCGTGTGGCAGTTCAAAACCGATCACGGTACTATGGGTAAACGGGTTCGGTACGTTTTGATACAATTCAAAATTGTAACCGACTGCTGCTACCGGTTCGCTCTGGAGGTAATATTGAATGTCAACACCAAGTTGTTCGCCGTTTTTACCGTAAGCTTCTTCCGGCGTAAAGGCAGAGCCGATACTCAGGACTTCGCTCAGGCTGGAAACGTGTTCCCTGGCGCGGAATTTCAATTTAAACATCTGTGGAACATCTTCCTTACTAACAAAGATAGTATTTCCATTTGGATTATGCCAACTTGTGGTGATAAGTCCTCTGTCCAAAAAGTCCAAACCGAAGTTATCCTGATTGGCTATACCATCCACAACTTCAACAAAATCAAGGAATTGTTGGTCAAAATTCAAGGTAAACTGGTATCCTCTAATTTTTGCCAGATCGGGAGCCGTAAAGGTGATGTTATACTCCTGCCCCTGCTCAAGTTCCTGATCGAGCACTCCAAATTTGAATTGACCTTCTTCATTCCTGAAGTCGAGTCCGCCAAAGTCTGAAGGCGATGCGGTCATGTTGACATCTCCCATCTTAATACCGATGAAATCCAGGTGGTACTCACATCCCGACAGGTCACCCAGGGTGATCGTCTGCGGACGGCTTTCATACCATGGGTTCGCCGGCTCAGGGAATACATAAGATTTGTCGATGAATATCCAGCTTGGCACCTGGGAGAATTCAGAAATCTGTCCGAGGATCAGTTTCTTGATCTCTATCAGGTCCAGTACGGTCACCGCTCCCGAGTTGTTCACATCCGCTGCAAGCAGCAGGTATGGAGAAACGATCGGGTTGGTGCCCAGTAAGTGCTGTTGTATCACGATCAAATCCATTGTCGTCACACCATTGAGGTAGTCATAATCCTTTTCAGGCGTGATGGTATAATCCTCTCCAAGAGTAACATCCCAGAAGTCATACAATCCGTCTTCTTCCGTTACATCCTCATCGAGGAGATCTGTAGTATTCGTATTGGTCAACGTAACATCTACCCCTTCGATAGGTTTGTTCAGGATGGTAGCGATTCTGCCGTGCAGATCAGCTTCTGAAGTACAGGTAGGACAAACTCCCAACGGATCCTGTACAAAGACCAGCACTTCACATTGATCGTAATTCGGACCGCCGATGCTTCCATCAGGCTGGACGGAATACGGGTTGAACGCACTATCCCACATATAAACCTCAAGCGTAATACTGTACCTGTCTTTACAAGTCAGGATGATGCTTGTAGAATCCGGATTCGGTACTTCGCCAATCCTGTTGACAGAGAACCTGAGTGGCGCAGAACAATCGCTGACGAGGCAGTTGGCCAATTGTGTAGCCAGTACTTCGGCAAAGCCGTCATCTGCAAGGCCGTCCCCATCTACATCAACGCCTGGTTCTACTGCCTGTAGGTTTACCATCAGGCCACTGTAACAAACGATCTGCGGTATGTAACAATCCACCACTTCAAATGGCAGTATAGCTGTTGTCGTGTTGCCACAACCGTCGTCGATGGCCAGCTCGAAGTTATGTGTACCAATCGGGTAAACACCTGTCAACACATAATCAGGGTAACTTCCTTCAAGGATTCCGGAATCTGTCAGATCCAAATCAATGGTTCCGTCTGCTCCGGCATCGAGGAAGATACGAATACTCAGATTATCGGCAATACAGTTCTCCGTGACAGTGAAAGGATAAACGATCTCCGTTTCACAGGCAGCTGTATGCGTACAGAAGGCATCCGGCATCTCAAAGACCACCACCGGAGCAATTGTATCGTGGATCACTACATGCTGGGTATAAGTCCAGTATCCTGTTGATTCCGTAATCCTCCAGTATCCTTCCGGATTCGTTTCACCGTCACAGGCAGTACCTTTGGTTCCTGCTGCAGGAACCATGTTATACTGTTCGTTGTCATAATCGACGAAAGTCGTATCCTGGGTTCTGATTATCCAGACATCTTCTTCTCCTTCGATACCGTCGCAATCTTCATCGCGGCTGATATTGACCGGAGCGGAGATGCCGTCCCATTCGCAGTAATTGATGATGTGATAAGTCCGAAGTACGTTGTAGCACTCCTCACCTTCTATCGGTAAGAACTCATCTTCATAAGTCACCACGATGGAATCACAACCTGTATGGAAGAGCTCTACAGTGTAGGCATTATCGATACAATCTGTTTCTGTATCCTGCGGCAACTTGATCTCGTAGTTCGCGGTTCCGGTTATGGTGACTACCTGCTGGAAGATATCCATTGACAGGTTACCCACCACATCAATTGCCTGGAAGCGACGGATAATGGTTCCGTATCCACAATCAGACAAGTTAACGATCGGAGCGAACTCAATGGCTTCCGCTGAACAGTTATCCACAACATCCGGCATTCCGAACAATTGGCTCAAATGGCCCAGGTTGTAAGCATCAAACTCATACGGCAGTTCGTCACATCCAACGGTCACATTCTCAAGTCCGTAACACAACGGAAGCGTATTGTCTTCCACAAGGATCTCTGACCAACAGAAGTTTTCATTTCCATTAACGTCAACGACTCTCATTTCAACGGTTACGTACAACCCTGCATCACAGCAACTGAACTCAACGTATGGTCCCCATGCTGAATACAATGGTTCGAGTAATGTATCACAGGTCATCGGATCGCGGGTGTAAATTCTGCGAACCAAAATGCTGTCGATTCCACAGTTATCATAACTTCCGTTATCGATCTGGAAGGTATATACCCTGGCAAGTCCGAATCCGCCAAGAGAAATATTCATTCCATCGTCACATACGGCCACCGGATTGTCCAGGTCAGCCACGCGGAAATAACAATCCTGTGTAGTGCTCACCCCGCAATCATCTGTGACGATGTAACGGACGATATAATCACCCACCGGCACGTCAAAAAGTGTCCTGTCATCCCCCGGAAGGATCAATGCAATCATTTCGGTTCCATCCATGGTCCATATCTGTGTGATCGCGGTCCAGGTGAAATCAGGGGAAGAACAAACGCCTCCTGAAACGATCGGCATCGGTACCTCAACGGTTCCGGTACATTCAAACGGATCTGTGGTAAAGAGCATTATATTCTCTTCCAGTATCGGACAGAAGTGCGTGCTCAACGGACACTCGACCACGAGGCCTCCTCCATTTGCTGCACTTACCGTGATCAACTGGGTAAATACTACCTGAGTTCCCGTACAAGGATCCTCAATGGTCCATGTCCTGGTGATGACATAAGAACTTGAACAATCAGAGGTGATCTCATCGACATAAGTCGCTGAAAGCCCACAGAATTCAAGGTCAACATCCTCTACACCAAAATATGTTGCGTAGGTCGGATATCCTGTGAGGGATGGAGCCGGATGTCCGTTCTCATCGGTCTCAAAGGCTTCCGTACAATCGATATTAACATCTTCCAGTCCGATCACTTCGTTTACATCAGGCAGGCTGATGATAATCTGCTGAACGCCCTGGAGGGTTACATTTCCTATTCCATATACTGTAAATGTTCTGATGATCATGCTTTCCTCACAATCTCCGCCATCGAAGTATTCGTCAGAGAAGTCGAAAGTAATAAATCCGCACTCATCGAGCATTTCAGGTATTCCTGTAATTTCAAGGCTTGCTTCACTGTTCATGATCAGATTGACGTCAGAACAGTAGAGCAGGTATTCATCTCCGTCGAGGTTGACGACTACGTTAATATCATCCGGGAACTCAACTTCAAGTTCAGGAGGGGTCACGGTAACCACATCACTGCAATCGTCGAGATTGCTGTCCGTAATGGTTACTGCTGTTTCTCCCAGGAATGGTCCGATCTGAACCGGATCACCGTAAGTTCCACTGGCTGTTCCGCCGTTCCAAGTGGCCACCCAGGTATTATCCATTCCCGGGTTTTCAGCGGTTACGAGGATCGTTGCCGTATAATAATCGTCTGCACCTTGTCCAGGTGTACCGTTATCATTACAAACGACATCAGTAACCACGATGGATTCGATCACACAAGGTTCAGGTTCACATGGAGCCGGTGACTGCACGAATACAGACATAGCGCAGTTCGGATCTTCATTGTCGTAAACGTTGAAGTTCATGTTCGCACTGTTGCCAGAAGTGAAAGTATAGGTTACCCCATAATCACCACTTCCAATCACTGAGTTCCATCCCGATCCTGTTCCACCTGTTATCATCAGGTCAAACGTATAGTAATCATCATCAGGATTAAACGGCGTTCCGTTGTCCTGGCAGGTGACATTGGTTATCGTCGGCCAGATATTACATTCGGTACAATAATCTGCCGGATCAATGACCACGAATTCGCTACAATTTTCGTTTCCGAAGTCGTAAATTTCGATGGTCGTTTCTCCGGTAAATGGTCCGAAGGTTTGGGTTGTTCCGTAGAATCCAAATCCAACGGATTGTCCGCCCACTTCAGCAAACCAGCCATTACTTGGCCCGTCATCTATGGTCAAAGAGACTGTAAATGATCCATCATCCAGACAATCCACTTCTCCGATCTCCGCAGTAAGTCCGCATGAGCAGGTTACCGGAGGCGTAATGAATACGACCATCGGGCAATCATCTGTCAGGTCGCTGATGATATCGAAGTTTGCCGGTCCGTTGGAAATCAGGAATGGTCCGAAGGTCACCACGTTCTC carries:
- a CDS encoding glutaminase, translating into MDYQQILADIKKEIAPFAGQGKVADYIPELNNVDPDKFGIHLTFLDGTSFSLGDSDERFSIQSISKVLSVALAISIIGKDIWKRVGVEPSGHPFNSLALLEYEKGIPRNPLINSGAIVVADILYSLLRDPKKDFLDFVRKMAKTDSINYNLDVAASEKKWGHRNASLAYLLKSFGNIHNEVDAVLDFYFHICAIEMSCKELAQAYLPFADHGRELSITGEFLTSSQIKRINALMQTCGFYDEAGEFTFKVGLPGKSGVGGGIVAVYPETYSVAVWSPRLNKKGNSVLGMKTLELLTTKTGMSIF
- a CDS encoding cupin domain-containing protein, with protein sequence MFISNIVKNLDDFTDFGETKKVEKIFENENTTILHLVMKEGQGLPEHSTPIDAFLILISGFVVLTMDGKEHALDPNDTIVLPAGMKHALWAKEHSKLLLIR
- a CDS encoding RNA polymerase sigma factor, whose amino-acid sequence is MHVTEKNCNELSDLEVVRKSLQEVDYFMCLYKRYEPKLLRYIKRISFSSPEEAEDILQEAYIKIWRNLHDFDQTMKFSSWIYRVVHNETVSFWRKKKSYGKDQVQELDENLFETQAETLDDEDDQENKALMIQEILQLLPIKYREILVLKFFEMMSYEEISDVLKIPEGTVATRINRAKKAFIEIGGNKFFL
- a CDS encoding T9SS type A sorting domain-containing protein translates to PVNIIIYDPVNVFQGCAVAYVNVDPPTETCSDECEVSVSLVGQPVCDDNDTPSDPADDQYTFTLNVTNLNNAGNTWTARLVNGTVLGSGTYGSNVNFGPYNIGNGNPVTIFVTADSDPDCVDQITVTPPTNCSTECAISVVQTTAPACNDNGTEANPTDDYWSFAIEVAGNNTSGGWSATDNFGNIYGGAYNQSTPIGNFGAQVTSVTLNITDAENPDCTTSITIAAPEMPCSEECAINITVVDVYCDDQGTPYNGADDQYYAIIYVTGYNTGSKWVVSGSNTQYSYGPNGTAILAMGNSNTDVPVAISVHDVSDPSCSASTFVTSPGPCDQCGIEIVLGDTVCDDNGTANPADDTYTVEVTVVCLNNCSVFGWTQIGGQGLQGQFGQTVTFGPFSVFDEPTIEIADKTTFLSCRDQVTLQSPGPCSEQEECDITIDLMNIRCSDNGTPADLSDDYNEFMVWISGNGISDCWTADNGTTGAYGQYTFYFPADGQQHPLVITDCYNQECQATITLQSTDPCPTEECQIYAEVTNVLCNDNGTSNDPTDDFNVFTVSLSGNAEASNCWTADNGESGLYGQHTFTYPADGQMHTVVITDCDSEDCQTILELQSTMPCSEGGDCQIAAVLLEKHCELNTMEDPEDDSTVFTILVTSTSQTICWTDGLGGSGTFSSGILQIFEYESNGDFINFEFTACDDETCSTTLSAQTFIEPCNVCQTGVDLLEVWCDNQGTASDQTDDVFYFTLIIVDSLGNQGPTWHTEGLSTETSGVYSFENVVTFGPFLISNGPANFDIISDLTDDCPMVVFITPPVTCSCGLTAEIGEVDCLDDGSFTVSLTIDDGPSNGWFAEVGGQSVGFGFYGTTQTFGPFTGETTIEIYDFGNENCSEFVVIDPADYCTECNIWPTITNVTCQDNGTPFNPDDDYYTFDLMITGGTGSGWNSVIGSGDYGVTYTFTSGNSANMNFNVYDNEDPNCAMSVFVQSPAPCEPEPCVIESIVVTDVVCNDNGTPGQGADDYYTATILVTAENPGMDNTWVATWNGGTASGTYGDPVQIGPFLGETAVTITDSNLDDCSDVVTVTPPELEVEFPDDINVVVNLDGDEYLLYCSDVNLIMNSEASLEITGIPEMLDECGFITFDFSDEYFDGGDCEESMIIRTFTVYGIGNVTLQGVQQIIISLPDVNEVIGLEDVNIDCTEAFETDENGHPAPSLTGYPTYATYFGVEDVDLEFCGLSATYVDEITSDCSSSYVITRTWTIEDPCTGTQVVFTQLITVSAANGGGLVVECPLSTHFCPILEENIMLFTTDPFECTGTVEVPMPIVSGGVCSSPDFTWTAITQIWTMDGTEMIALILPGDDRTLFDVPVGDYIVRYIVTDDCGVSTTQDCYFRVADLDNPVAVCDDGMNISLGGFGLARVYTFQIDNGSYDNCGIDSILVRRIYTRDPMTCDTLLEPLYSAWGPYVEFSCCDAGLYVTVEMRVVDVNGNENFCWSEILVEDNTLPLCYGLENVTVGCDELPYEFDAYNLGHLSQLFGMPDVVDNCSAEAIEFAPIVNLSDCGYGTIIRRFQAIDVVGNLSMDIFQQVVTITGTANYEIKLPQDTETDCIDNAYTVELFHTGCDSIVVTYEDEFLPIEGEECYNVLRTYHIINYCEWDGISAPVNISRDEDCDGIEGEEDVWIIRTQDTTFVDYDNEQYNMVPAAGTKGTACDGETNPEGYWRITESTGYWTYTQHVVIHDTIAPVVVFEMPDAFCTHTAACETEIVYPFTVTENCIADNLSIRIFLDAGADGTIDLDLTDSGILEGSYPDYVLTGVYPIGTHNFELAIDDGCGNTTTAILPFEVVDCYIPQIVCYSGLMVNLQAVEPGVDVDGDGLADDGFAEVLATQLANCLVSDCSAPLRFSVNRIGEVPNPDSTSIILTCKDRYSITLEVYMWDSAFNPYSVQPDGSIGGPNYDQCEVLVFVQDPLGVCPTCTSEADLHGRIATILNKPIEGVDVTLTNTNTTDLLDEDVTEEDGLYDFWDVTLGEDYTITPEKDYDYLNGVTTMDLIVIQQHLLGTNPIVSPYLLLAADVNNSGAVTVLDLIEIKKLILGQISEFSQVPSWIFIDKSYVFPEPANPWYESRPQTITLGDLSGCEYHLDFIGIKMGDVNMTASPSDFGGLDFRNEEGQFKFGVLDQELEQGQEYNITFTAPDLAKIRGYQFTLNFDQQFLDFVEVVDGIANQDNFGLDFLDRGLITTSWHNPNGNTIFVSKEDVPQMFKLKFRAREHVSSLSEVLSIGSAFTPEEAYGKNGEQLGVDIQYYLQSEPVAAVGYNFELYQNVPNPFTHSTVIGFELPHDAATTLIIRDVSGREVKKISGNFEKGYNEITLEKGTLTSGVYYYTLTTGEFTASRKMIVQQ